Proteins from a single region of Pseudopedobacter saltans DSM 12145:
- a CDS encoding sialidase family protein, translating into MKKLSGNFILLILLLLPQESTFAQSEKVSSGVRIAWDYASMQQIAEMGGYPRLARLKDSSVFVIYETRTGDIHFKRSWDNGKTWSNPTAIFSKFAYSSPDGKTTVVNIANPEVKQLQNGDIIVACNYRPRQEEIAPYSIVIRRSLDNGRTWLPPQRLYVAAPRFGDGCWEPSFLQLPGGELQVYFANENPYRQSDEQEISMVKSFDNGKTWTEKATTVSFRKERRDGMPVPILINNEIVVAIEDNKTDRFKPYTVRTKISDNWSQPVLSESGNRDYALDTHIPDSVYMGAPYLLKLPNGQTLLSYQTNENRAHDWELSTMEVAIGDKEARNFGKRTRPFNVPQDKEAKWNSIAIWDDQTVVALASTNFKSKNVAPWLIKGYIIPDVMKASSAIEEFPLFIGSKSNSNLRAGIARKNQEINVKCNISEKETSQSGKTGLHLFFILDGKKHKIWSSKNGTNQLYIEKNGQWKPVSNFVKTNTEINDNGYRVYYTIPYKKQSKSLQIGLALSSYDNNGSFYTEYLTNMNESNADSWIKVVL; encoded by the coding sequence ATGAAAAAGCTGTCAGGTAATTTTATATTGCTCATTTTATTGCTTCTTCCGCAAGAAAGCACTTTTGCTCAGTCAGAAAAAGTAAGCTCTGGTGTTCGTATCGCCTGGGATTACGCTTCTATGCAGCAAATTGCAGAAATGGGGGGATATCCAAGACTAGCAAGATTAAAAGATTCCTCGGTATTTGTAATTTATGAAACCCGAACCGGCGATATTCACTTTAAAAGAAGCTGGGACAACGGGAAAACCTGGAGCAATCCGACAGCTATTTTCTCCAAATTCGCTTATTCATCACCAGACGGAAAAACTACCGTCGTGAATATTGCAAATCCTGAAGTCAAACAATTACAAAACGGCGATATTATTGTCGCCTGCAATTACCGGCCAAGACAAGAAGAGATTGCACCCTACTCTATCGTGATAAGGAGAAGCTTAGACAATGGTCGGACGTGGTTGCCGCCACAAAGGCTTTATGTGGCGGCGCCGCGTTTTGGCGATGGCTGCTGGGAACCTTCCTTTTTACAGTTACCCGGCGGAGAATTACAAGTTTATTTCGCTAACGAAAACCCATACCGTCAATCTGACGAACAGGAAATTTCAATGGTAAAATCATTTGACAACGGTAAAACATGGACCGAAAAAGCCACTACAGTTTCATTCCGAAAAGAACGAAGAGACGGAATGCCCGTTCCAATTTTAATAAACAATGAAATTGTAGTAGCGATAGAAGATAATAAAACCGATCGCTTTAAGCCTTATACCGTCAGAACAAAAATTTCTGATAACTGGAGCCAGCCGGTATTGTCCGAGTCTGGAAACAGAGATTATGCATTGGATACCCATATCCCTGATTCTGTTTATATGGGCGCTCCTTACCTTTTAAAACTCCCCAATGGCCAAACACTATTATCTTATCAGACTAATGAAAACAGGGCTCACGACTGGGAACTTTCTACAATGGAAGTCGCAATTGGCGATAAAGAGGCCAGAAATTTCGGAAAACGAACCCGTCCATTTAACGTCCCTCAGGATAAAGAGGCAAAGTGGAATTCAATAGCTATATGGGATGACCAAACGGTTGTCGCTTTAGCTTCCACAAATTTCAAATCTAAAAACGTTGCTCCCTGGCTAATTAAGGGATACATTATTCCTGACGTGATGAAAGCAAGCTCTGCCATAGAGGAGTTTCCGCTTTTTATAGGATCCAAATCCAATAGCAATCTAAGAGCTGGAATAGCCAGGAAAAATCAGGAGATCAACGTAAAATGCAATATCTCTGAAAAAGAGACGTCTCAATCCGGAAAAACAGGGCTGCATCTGTTCTTTATTTTAGATGGAAAAAAACACAAAATATGGTCTTCCAAAAATGGAACAAACCAACTCTATATCGAAAAAAACGGACAATGGAAGCCGGTTTCCAATTTTGTTAAAACAAATACCGAAATAAATGACAATGGATATCGTGTTTATTATACCATCCCTTACAAGAAGCAATCAAAAAGTTTACAAATAGGACTAGCGTTATCTTCTTATGACAATAATGGCAGTTTTTATACCGAATACCTTACCAATATGAATGAAAGTAATGCCGACTCCTGGATTAAAGTTGTACTATAA
- a CDS encoding glycoside hydrolase family 43 protein, which yields MKKLIYLLLLFSTSLTACAKKEKNNFVFEPPVPLGDPFIMLNGNTYYAYGTNAENGIEVYTSDDLVYWKKESELALKSEDSWGGRWFWAPEVYYIQEKNKFFMYYTVNEHICVATSNSPLGPFKQEAKVPMLDGEKSIDNSLFIDDNGKPYLYFDRFNDGLNIWVAELENDLQTIKTATLKKCINVSQAWEEIWPRVNEGAFVMKHKGLYYMTYSANSYESPFYGIGFATASSPEGPWTKYASNPILQKPQDLVGIGHSAMFKDKSGKLRIVFHAHHSATSIHPRAMYIADVTFTDDNIPVMKISNDILRPKLKR from the coding sequence ATGAAAAAGTTAATCTATCTTTTACTACTATTTAGTACATCGTTAACTGCATGCGCAAAAAAAGAAAAGAACAATTTTGTATTCGAACCTCCGGTTCCTTTAGGCGACCCTTTTATCATGTTAAACGGAAATACCTACTATGCCTATGGTACCAATGCTGAAAATGGAATAGAAGTTTATACCTCGGACGATTTAGTCTATTGGAAAAAAGAGTCCGAACTGGCTCTTAAAAGCGAAGATTCCTGGGGTGGACGATGGTTCTGGGCTCCGGAAGTATATTACATCCAGGAAAAAAATAAATTCTTTATGTACTATACTGTCAACGAGCATATTTGCGTTGCAACATCCAATTCTCCGCTGGGACCATTTAAACAGGAAGCCAAAGTTCCCATGCTGGATGGAGAAAAATCTATAGACAATAGTTTATTTATAGATGACAACGGTAAGCCATATTTGTATTTTGACAGATTTAATGATGGATTGAATATTTGGGTTGCCGAACTGGAAAACGATCTCCAGACAATAAAAACCGCTACCTTAAAAAAATGCATCAATGTTTCTCAGGCCTGGGAAGAAATTTGGCCGAGAGTAAACGAAGGTGCTTTCGTAATGAAGCACAAAGGGCTTTACTACATGACCTATTCGGCTAATAGCTATGAAAGTCCGTTCTATGGAATTGGCTTTGCAACAGCCTCGTCTCCTGAGGGACCATGGACAAAATATGCATCAAATCCAATATTACAGAAACCACAGGATCTGGTGGGTATCGGGCACAGTGCTATGTTTAAAGATAAATCCGGTAAGTTACGGATTGTTTTTCATGCGCATCATAGCGCAACCAGCATACACCCAAGAGCAATGTATATTGCTGATGTCACATTTACAGATGATAACATCCCCGTGATGAAAATCTCTAATGATATCCTTAGACCAAAATTAAAAAGATAG